A region from the Acidobacteriota bacterium genome encodes:
- a CDS encoding tyrosine-type recombinase/integrase: MNLTTAIDRFLDDRTLKRRSPATIARYRAALHAWRDWRARDATASMELTAVTLVELREYVRYLLIEHVPHSTNPRRPAVARRGLSPNAVRSARNIIRALMLFCVESGDLAPEWRVWLQQSRLPSPAIEIQDRAYWDAATVTALCAAAGDDEDGRRCRAAIWLIYESGMRLDELCRLHDADTDRARRRARIVGKGRKKRWVYWGAASATALDAYLAVRRGAGRGRSAARHQRPQQWPGAIGRRAARAD, from the coding sequence ATGAATCTGACCACAGCGATCGATCGCTTTCTGGACGATCGCACGCTCAAGCGCCGATCGCCTGCAACCATCGCCCGCTACCGTGCCGCGCTGCATGCGTGGCGGGACTGGCGCGCGCGCGACGCGACCGCATCGATGGAGCTTACCGCCGTGACGCTGGTCGAGCTGCGGGAGTATGTGCGCTACCTGCTCATCGAGCATGTGCCGCACAGCACCAACCCCCGCCGGCCGGCAGTCGCGCGGCGCGGCCTCTCGCCGAATGCCGTGCGGAGTGCCCGCAACATCATCCGCGCGCTCATGCTCTTCTGCGTTGAGTCGGGCGATCTTGCGCCGGAGTGGCGCGTGTGGCTGCAGCAGAGCCGGCTGCCATCGCCGGCGATCGAGATCCAGGATCGCGCGTACTGGGACGCGGCCACCGTGACCGCGTTGTGCGCGGCAGCCGGCGACGATGAGGATGGCCGGCGGTGCCGCGCGGCGATCTGGCTGATCTACGAGAGCGGCATGCGCCTCGACGAGCTGTGTCGCCTGCACGATGCCGACACCGACCGCGCCCGCCGCCGTGCCCGGATTGTGGGCAAAGGTCGGAAAAAGCGCTGGGTCTACTGGGGCGCTGCGTCCGCCACGGCGCTGGATGCCTATCTCGCCGTGCGGCGTGGGGCCGGACGCGGGCGCAGTGCTGCGCGGCACCAGCGCCCACAACAATGGCCAGGCGCTATCGGCCGACGCGCTGCGCGCGCAGATTAA
- a CDS encoding site-specific integrase: MLRGTSAHNNGQALSADALRAQIKRLARKAGVTLPPGAPIHAGRHAFAHLMLDGGAAISEIADLMGHGDVRTTMRYLHERPEILQSIHARALHQADPAADS; the protein is encoded by the coding sequence GTGCTGCGCGGCACCAGCGCCCACAACAATGGCCAGGCGCTATCGGCCGACGCGCTGCGCGCGCAGATTAAGCGTCTGGCGCGGAAGGCCGGCGTCACGCTCCCACCGGGCGCTCCGATCCACGCCGGACGGCATGCGTTCGCCCACCTGATGCTCGATGGCGGCGCGGCGATCTCGGAGATCGCCGACCTGATGGGTCATGGCGATGTCCGCACGACCATGCGCTACCTGCACGAGCGCCCCGAAATTCTCCAGTCGATCCACGCCCGCGCACTCCACCAGGCCGATCCCGCCGCAGACTCATAA
- a CDS encoding DUF2511 domain-containing protein gives MFKADLGAQWPLTVDAIRLRCVNGRELVFDADGTTYALNGTAKGTKRYADLGPIWRDDPLTPGLKISLQPLLDMGLPLCS, from the coding sequence ATGTTCAAGGCCGATCTGGGTGCGCAGTGGCCGCTCACGGTTGACGCGATCCGGCTGCGGTGCGTCAACGGGCGCGAACTAGTGTTCGATGCGGACGGCACAACCTACGCCTTAAATGGCACGGCCAAAGGGACGAAGCGCTACGCCGACCTTGGGCCAATCTGGCGGGACGATCCGCTGACTCCGGGGCTAAAGATCTCGTTGCAGCCGCTTTTAGACATGGGATTGCCACTGTGCTCGTGA
- a CDS encoding helix-turn-helix transcriptional regulator codes for MAKIVSKALQLRLEHQAKLGRKITQIEVAEQAGIERKALARLERGSTKRFDEEILYKLCVYYGVGVGDILEYDPDGLLMGSCGGGSQVAPQLPMGVARA; via the coding sequence ATGGCGAAAATCGTGTCCAAGGCGCTGCAACTACGCCTGGAACATCAGGCTAAGCTGGGGAGAAAAATCACCCAGATCGAAGTTGCAGAACAGGCAGGAATCGAGCGCAAGGCATTAGCGCGCCTTGAGCGTGGGAGCACGAAACGGTTCGATGAGGAAATTCTGTATAAACTGTGCGTGTACTATGGGGTGGGTGTGGGGGATATCTTGGAATATGATCCCGATGGATTACTTATGGGTAGCTGTGGGGGCGGGAGTCAAGTCGCACCACAGCTACCCATGGGTGTTGCCAGGGCATAA
- a CDS encoding single-stranded DNA-binding protein: MAKDLNKVMIIGRLGADPELRYTQGGQAICSFRVASGRSWRDAGGNQHEDTEWFRVVAWDKLEETCTQYRTKGSRVYVEGRLQTRKWQDATGQDRHSTEVVAGDMIMLDSRREIGGGTPPQGRIVPTLGFPMRSQATTTCCSPTRGAAPAQTRPPATRHVPGVRKSSAGAVKAFADEDLPF; this comes from the coding sequence ATGGCGAAGGATCTAAACAAGGTGATGATCATCGGGCGGCTTGGGGCCGACCCCGAGCTGCGGTATACGCAAGGCGGGCAGGCGATCTGCTCATTCCGCGTGGCCAGCGGCCGGAGCTGGCGCGACGCCGGCGGCAATCAGCACGAGGACACGGAGTGGTTCCGCGTGGTGGCCTGGGACAAGCTGGAGGAGACCTGCACCCAGTACCGGACCAAGGGCAGTCGGGTCTATGTCGAGGGCCGGCTGCAAACGCGCAAGTGGCAGGACGCAACAGGCCAGGATCGCCACAGCACCGAGGTGGTGGCCGGCGACATGATCATGCTCGACAGTCGGCGCGAGATCGGCGGCGGCACGCCGCCCCAGGGCCGGATAGTGCCGACCCTGGGATTCCCGATGCGGAGCCAGGCGACGACGACGTGCTGTTCCCCCACCCGTGGGGCCGCGCCGGCGCAGACCCGTCCGCCGGCCACGCGCCATGTCCCCGGCGTGCGGAAATCGAGCGCAGGCGCCGTCAAGGCGTTTGCAGATGAGGATCTGCCATTCTAG